The following proteins are co-located in the Rhodococcus opacus B4 genome:
- a CDS encoding potassium channel family protein: MYVVIMGCGRVGSSLAGSLTRIGHEVAVIDRDPAAFLRLDPDFPGHTVVGMGFDRDVLVKAGIERAEAFAAVSSGDNSNIISARVARETFGVERVVARIYDAKRAAVYERLGIPTVATVPWSTDRFLHTLTRDSQTAKWRDPSGTVAVTELSLHEDWIGKPVAELEAATSSRVAFIIRFGTGVLPDRKTVFQADDQVYIAAVSGTVAEAVALAGNPPPSDN; this comes from the coding sequence GTGTATGTGGTCATCATGGGATGCGGCCGGGTCGGCTCATCCCTCGCCGGCTCGCTGACCCGGATCGGCCACGAGGTCGCGGTCATCGATCGCGATCCGGCCGCCTTCCTGCGTCTCGACCCCGACTTCCCCGGACACACCGTCGTCGGCATGGGTTTCGACCGTGACGTGCTGGTCAAGGCAGGTATCGAGCGCGCGGAGGCGTTCGCCGCGGTGTCGTCCGGTGACAACTCCAACATCATTTCCGCGCGGGTGGCCCGCGAGACGTTCGGCGTGGAACGCGTCGTCGCCCGGATCTACGACGCGAAGCGCGCCGCCGTGTACGAGCGGCTCGGGATCCCCACCGTCGCGACCGTCCCGTGGTCGACGGACCGGTTCCTGCACACCCTCACCCGCGACAGCCAGACCGCCAAGTGGCGCGACCCGTCCGGCACGGTCGCGGTCACCGAGTTGTCCCTGCACGAGGACTGGATCGGCAAGCCCGTCGCCGAACTGGAGGCGGCGACCAGCTCGCGGGTCGCGTTCATCATCCGCTTCGGCACCGGCGTCCTGCCCGACCGCAAGACGGTCTTCCAGGCCGACGACCAGGTGTACATCGCGGCTGTGTCGGGAACGGTGGCCGAGGCCGTGGCGCTCGCGGGCAATCCCCCGCCCTCGGACAATTGA